From the genome of candidate division TA06 bacterium:
GCTTAACCGTTTCAGAGAAATAGAGTCGACTATTAATGATGAATATTCTTTTGACAGGATTTACAGGATTCTTTTTTTGTTAAGGTAAGCGTTAATCCTGTTAAATCATGTTAATCCGCTTACGATTCAATGCCGGACTTCTTCAAGCGCCAACCGCTTAGGCTATTATTTTTACTGCCTCGTGCGCCTTCCGCTTTCGCTTTTAATATTAGCACCCTCGAGTGCCATAGCTTTAGCGGAGGCACTAGCTACAGCGGTGGCGCAAGCTTCAGCGGAGGCGCTCCTTTCTGCCCCGGTAATGCATGTTAGTCCATTAATTCATTTGCGGAGACGAAGACATGAAAAGGATCTGGGCTCCCTGGAGGATGAAGTACATCAGCGGCCAAAGCCAAAAGGATGAGCCGGGCTGCATCTTCTGCCTGAAGCCCAAACAGAAGAAGGATCAGGCAAATTTCATCCTGCACCGGGGCAAAAAGGCCTTTGTGATGATGAACCTTTATCCCTATACCAATGGGCACCTGATGATCGCGCCCTACCGGCATGCCGGCGACTTCACCAAACTAAGCGAGGCCGAACTGCTGGAGATGATGAAACTGTCACAGCTCTGCCAGAAGATCATGATAAAGACCATGCGGCCGGAAGGCTTTAACCTGGGCTTTAACCTGGGGAGGACGGCCGGGGCCGGAATCGCAGACCATGTCCACCTGCACTTAGTGCCGCGCTGGAACGGGGACACCAATTTTATGCCGGTGATCTCGGGAACCAAGATCATCTCCGAGGGGCTGGAGGAGACCTATGCCAAGCTGGCCGATGCTATAAAGAAGGTGAAATGAAAGAACTGAAGTATCTCTTATTGCTATTGCCGTTCCTCTTGGCCGGGTGCCGGGAGCAGCCCCGGTGGATGAAGGCCCTTCAAACCGGGGACAGATCAATGGTATCCTACCATCAGCCTGCCGCTCAGTTTTCACCGGTCAAACCGGACAAAGAGCAATCCCGGCTGATCGAACAGGCACAAAAACATTTTGCCGGACATCCAGGAATGCTGGCCGAGATCGCTTCCGGGCTTAAACGCCGGGAGAGGGAGATCATAGACGATCCGGAGACGGGAGCAGTGCTGGCCGACGGCCAGGGAAACCTGGCCATAACATATTTCGGCCGGTATGAAAGCCCCCAGATCATGGCAGGGGTGAAGGTCCTCCTGGTCTTCGACCAGAACCGCGACCTGTCAAAAATATTCGTCTACGAAGTACCTTTGGAATGAGGACGTCAAAGAAAAAGACGGTGGCGGTGGCCATGTCCGGCGGGGTGGACAGCAGCCTGGCCGCGGCCCTGCTGGCAAAGAAGGGGTACCGGGTGATAGGCCTGACCATGCGCCTGTTCTGCTATGAGGGAATAGACAATGAAAAGAACTGCTGTTCACTGAAGTCGATCGAGGCCGCCAGGCAGGCTGCCCAGCGTTTCGGCTTCCACCATTACGTGGTGGACTGCGAACAGGAATTCAAGTCTTCGGTCATCGACTATTTCATTGAACAATACCGGCAGGGCCGGACCCCCAACCCCTGCGTGGCCTGCAACCAGAATATCAAATTCGGTCTGCTGCTGAACAAGGCCAAAGGTCTGGGCTGCGATCTGATGGCCACCGGGCATTACGCCAGGATCAAGACCATCAAGGGACAACCGGTGCTGGCCCGGGGAAAGGACGCCAAAAAGGACCAGTCATATTTCCTATGGACACTCAGTAGAAAGCAATTAGGTTCGGTCATCTTTCCCCTGGGCGGGCTGGACAAGCAGAATGTCCGGGAGCTGGCCGAGGGCTACGGCCTGGAATCGGCCAAGCGGCCTGAGAGCCAGGAGATCTGCTTCATTCCCGAGGGGAAATACTCCGAATTCATGAAAAAGGCGATCGGCTCGAAGCCGGGTCCGATAGTCAACCAGCTGGGCCTGGTGCTGGGCCAGCACCAGGGCATAGCCAATTACACCATCGGCCAGCGGGGCGGGCTGGGCATAGCTTTGGGAAAGCCCCAGTATGTCGTTTCAATAGACGCAGCTTTGAACAAGATCACAGTAGGTGATGACAAAGAACTGATGACCGGCAGGCTTTTGGCTTCTGATGTAAACTGGATCGTTGAAAGACCCAAGAAGGCGGTCACGGCGCTGGTCAAGATCAGGCACCAGCACGCGGGAGCAGATGCAGAGATCAAAGCTCTTGACGGCCAGCGGGCGGAAGTGGTGTTCAAAAACCCGCAGAGGGCGGTGACGCCGGGGCAGTCGGTGGTGTTCTACAAAGGGGAATTGGTGCTGGGCGGGGGAGTAATTGTTTGAACGGGGAATTACCTGAATACTGAAAGGATATAGATATGCATATCAACAAATTGCGTGATCATCAATTCAATAACGATAAAACCATTAAGTTTCTGGAAGAAAAGTTAAATGATGGCAATTCTGCTATCCATAAACTGAGAGTTAGTTGTGTTGCGATAAGGGATGGTGAAAATTGGAGAAATGCTTTGCTATTATTCAGGTTTTTACTGGAAGGTGATAGACAAATTGAAGAAAGAGAAGTCTTTTATGATGATATACGATTTCATGAGTTTTATACGACTCCAAAACATATATTTGCATTCATTGAACAAATGAGGCAAGGCTCTATCGAACTTAATGGACAACGTATTCTTCTTGGTAGTGCAAATGAATTTTATAATAGAGTATTTATTCAAAAAGAGAATGAATATTCGAAACATCAAGGCAATTTTATTAGTGCCTCAAATAGGAACCAGGTAAGCATACCATATGATGTTTTAATAGCGCATAATAAACCATATTATAAAAACATATACCATGCTATAGAGAATAAAATTGGCATAAAGTTAAATAACAGCGATGCCAGATTGTTTACAACACATATTTTTATACCAGAAGATAAGGCTGAAATATTTATTGAAGCATACGAGGAAGAAAACAATAAACTTCTATTAACAATTAAAAGAAGAACGGAGGAAGCTTTTTTTATTCGTGGCGTGTATGAAGTAAATGGAGATTATCGTGAAATAGAAGAGGCTACAAAAGATAATAATATTGACATTGAATTTGGTGAAGATAGGTTGGAAAATATTAGAGATTTTGAAGTATTTATGTTAGATATTAACGATAATATCATTGACCATATTTATGCTGATTTACTTATAACTAAGCAATATTCATCTATTGAGGAGCTGCTTGCCGTAGGTGAAGGAGAAACAGTAGAGTATAAAATGTACATCAGGATAAAGGAAACAGATAAACTGCAGGATATTTATAAAACAACAATAGCTTTTGCCAACAGTTCTGGTGGTAACATATTGATAGGTATCAATGATTATGTTGATCCAGTAGGGATTGACAAAGGCATTACAAGCGATCCAGATATAACTGATCCTGGTATTGAGGCTAAATGCGATAAATACATAATACTTCTTAAAAAATATATTTCTGACAATATAAATGACTCTATACAGATAGAGTCTGACAAAATAAATTACAAGGGCATATGGTTAATTCATTTATTTATACATAAAGGGCTTAATACACCTTATGCAGATAAATCAAATAATATATGGATAAGGAAAGGATCTAGTAATAAGAAAGCTGATCCTAAAATGGATTTAAAGAACCTAGTTAAATAATAGTTATATTATAATACGGAGGTCGTAAAATGCCGAAGTTCCTGAAAGTCATTCTTATCATCACGGCCGTGCTGGCGGTGGTCTTCGTGGCCGCCGGGATAACCCTGAAGATGATCTTCACCCCGGAAAAACTGCGGGCCCTGATCATGCCCAAAATCGAGCAGGCGGTGGGCCGCAAGGTCACGGTCAAGGACTTCTCGCTTAAAGTCTGGACCGGGCTGGGGGTGGAGCTGGAGGGCATTGAACTGGCCAACGCCAAGGGCTTTGCCGAAAAACCGATGGTGAAGGTGGAATCCATTGTGCTCAAGGTCAACCTGCTGGGCCTGCTGAAGCGCCAGCTGGTGATCTCCAGCCTGGTGGTGGACAAGCCGGAGATCCTGATAGAGAAGGACATCAAGGGCGTCTTCAACTTCGACGACCTGATCAAGCCGGTGCCTGCCGGACAGAAGACCGCCCCGCCGCCCTCGTCCTCTCCGGTCTCCCTGGCCATGCAGTCCTTCCGCATCAAGGACGGCCGGTTCGAGTTCGAGGACAAACAGGGCAAGGTCAAAGCCGTGGCCTCCGGCATCAACGAGGAGCTGAGCCTGTCGGCCGACCTGAAGCTGGAGAACATCCGGACCAAGGGGACCATCAAAGTTACCGACATCACGGCCGAGGTGCCGGGGCTCAAGGTCAGCAAGATCTATGTCAACGTCAGCCACGACATCTCGATCAACCTGCCGAAAAAGCTCATCACCATCAACGACATCACCGTAGCCCCGCAGGGTATCGAGCTTTCGCTGGGCGGCACCGTGGCCGACTTCGACAGCCTGCCGGTGCTGGACCTGGCGCTTAAGACCACGGCCATCGAGATCAAGCAGATCATCAACGCCCTGCCGCCGGAGATCAAGGCCCAGGCAAAGGACGTCACCGCCACCGGCCAGATTGAGCTGGGATTGAAGATCACCGGGCAGATAGACCCCAAGGACCCAAAATCCCTGCCCAAGGTGGACGGCTCTATTGTCTTAAAGAACATCGGCATCAAGTACGCCATGCTGCCCAAGTCGGTCTCCGACGTCAATGGCCAGATCGCCTTCAGCGAGAAGGACCTGAACATCAAAAACATCTCGGCCAAGCTGGGCACGGCCGGACTTGCCCTGTCCTGCCTGGTGCAGGATTTTGAGAACCCCTATGTCAAGGCCGCCTTCAAGGGCAATTTTGACCTGGGCGAGGTCAAGGACTACGTGCCGCTGGAGGCCGGGATGAGCATGTCCGGAAAGATCGACGCCGACTTCAAGGCCGAGGGAAAGGTCAGGGACGTCAACAGCTTTAAGATGGACGGACGGATCGATCTCATAAAACTAAACTTCGCCACCGCGGCCCTGCTGAAGCCGGTCAGCGACATGAACGGCACGGTGCAGCTGACCAAGAACCTGATCAACATTCCGGACATCTCCTGCAAGATCGGGAAGTCCTCAATGTCCTTCACTGGCCAAGTCAAGAACTTCCTGAGCCTGGTGCCGGAACAGCCGGCCCCCAAAAAGGGCCAGGCCCCGGCGATGGTATTGCCCAAGCAGGGTAAGGCGGTGATCACCTTCGCCCTCAATTCCCCGCTCTTAGACCTGGACGAGATACTGCCCCCGATGCCAAAACCCGGACAGGCCGCAGGACAGAAAGCTGAAGTCAAGCCGGTCCCTGTGATGCTGCCCCTGCCCGACATGCTGATGGACGGCAAGGTGCGGATCGCCAAGATAAAATTCCTGAAGATGGACTTCGACAACCTGACCGGCACACTGACCATGGCCAACCGCAAGCTTAACCTGGACGGACAGGTCAACGTTTATTCCGGCAGGGTGCTGGGCACGGTCTGGGCCGACCTCAATGATCTCACCAAAATTGAATACCGGCTGGGGGCCAACGCCGAAAAGCTGGAGGCCAACGACTTTTTGACGGCCCTGACCCCGCTGGACAACCGGATGTACGCCAAGATGGACATCAAGGGCGACTTTGCCGGGCTGGCACCGGATAGCGCCCTGATCATGAAGAGTTTGAAGGGACAGGGCCGGGCCGTAACAGGCGAGGGCAAGATCACCAACTGGCCGATGCTGGGCGACATCCTCAGCTACTGCAAGCTGAGCGAGACCAGGGAGGTCGGCTTCCGCTCGCTATCCATGGGTTTCCGTATCGCGGACGAGAAGATATACCTGGACGACCTGCAGATGGCCAGCAGATTCGGGGATGTCAGCGTCTCCGGCAGTTCCACCTTCCTGGGTTTCCTGGATTACCGGGTGTCCATAACGCTGACCAAGGAGGAATCGGACAAGGTCAAGGCCAAGGGCGGCAACGTGGCCGGGCTGTTCACCAACAAGGAGGGCCGGGTGGTGCTGGACCTGCTGATCAAAGGACAGTCGCCCAAGCCGGGGATAGGGGTGGACACCCAGATGGCCCAGGCGCGATTGAAGGGAAAGGCCCAGGAAGAGATGGACAAAGCCAAACAGCAGGCGGCAGAAGCGGCCCAGAAACAGGCGGAGGAGTTGAAGAAGAAGGCGGCGGAAGAGGCCAAGAAGCTGTTCAAGTGGAAGTAGGATATTGCTTATCTGCAGATTTCGCAGATTATCACAGATTGAAATTTCAGCTTGTGTGCCATGAAAATCCTCCACGGTAAGGGGGAATATCCGGGTAACGCAAACGCAGCAAATGATTCTAGTAAACATAAAAGCCCGGCTTAACGCCGGGTTTTTTCTTTTACAAGCTACGGCATCCAAAGGCACAAAAAATATATATACATTGTCTCTTGACAAAATACGGATAAATGTGTATAATCAGAATAGTAAGAAAAATCAGAATACATATAAAGGAGCGCTTATGACCAAACAAAATAAAACCGGTTGTTGCGGGCCGGAGACCAAGATGATTGTCCTCAACAACTGTCAGATCGAGTCCATGCTCACCGTCGACAGCCGCGGGCAGATGGTGCTGCCCAAGGAGGTCAGGCAGCGGGCGGGGATCAAGACGGGCGATAAGCTTGGGCTTATTACCCTAGACAAGGGCGATGAGATGTGCTGTTTTTTGCTGATCAAAGCACATAAGTTGGCCGGACAGGTCAAAAATATCGTTGGACCGATCGTGGCCAGCGAGCCTGTAAAAGAAAAACCCAAAAGAAAGGGCTAAAACCATGGAAACTGGCCAAATTAAGCAAGAAGTGAGGCGGCAGTATGCTAAAATCGCTTCGGGAAAACGGACCGGTTGCGGCTGCCGTTGCGGCGATTTAGGCTGCACGACCGCAAGTGCCGGAATCGGGTATAGCGCAGATCAGCTGTCCAACATTCCGAAGGGCTCCGACATGGGCCTGGGTTGCGGCAACCCCCTGGCCATAGAATCCCTGCATCCCGGCGAGACGGTTTTGGACCTGGGCAGCGGCGGAGGCATAGACTGCTTTTTGGCGGCCAAGCAGGTCGGGGAAAATGGGAAGGTTATAGGCGTTGACATGACGCCGGAGATGATCGATTTAGCACGGGAGAATGCCGGGAAAGTAAATGCCACAAATGTTGAATTCCGGCTGGGCGAGATAGAGCATTTGCCGGTTGCCGATCAGTCCGTCGACGTGATCATTTCCAATTGCGTCATCAATCTCTCTCCGGACAAGCATCAGACCTTCGCTGAAGCCTATCGGGCGCTGAAACACGGCGGACGGTTGATGGTATCGGATATTGTGCTTACCCGGGAATTGCCGGAGAAAGTACGGGAGTCGGTGGAAAGTTACGTTGGCTGTGTGGCCGGGGCCGTTCTGAAGGACCATTACCTTAGGGCCGCCCGGGAGGCCGGCTTCAGCGAGGTTAAGGTAACCGGCGAAAGGCATTTTGCACCAGAGGACGTCTCGGTTATCGGTCCGGAAGCGGACAAAAAATATAAACTTACGAAGGATGAAGTCCGGCAAGTGCTGGCTTCCGTGGTCAGCGTTCAGGTGTTCGCCCGTAAACCACCAAAGAAATAAATTTAATAGTCCCAACTAAAAAGCCCATGGGCATCGTGCCTATGGGCTTTTTAGTTTTACTGGCATCGCTACTCCGTCTTCCTCCTACATCTCTCCATAGAGTCTTCGGCGAACATGATGGCGGATCGTCCCGACCTATCCGCCTCACAAAGCTATGGCCGGCGGTGTCCGCCGCATATCATGCCTTTTATAATGGCTTAGGCGAATAACCCCAACTTTGCCTGGAACGAAAAAGCCCCGGCAAAGTTAGCCGGGGTTCTCTTAACAAACATGGTAGCGCTACGGGGAATCGAACCCCGGTTTGATGGCTGAGAACCATCCGTCCTAGGCCACTAGACGATAGCGCCACGAAGACCTATATTTTATAACATTACGCCCCAAAAGTCAAGCCACTCTTTTGTCCTTGTATTTAAGGCCGTTTGGGTGTATACTTACATTAAGACGGCGGCCATTCAACCAAGAAAAAGCCGCGAATGTCCATAATCCACAAATTAGGGAATACCCAAGAGATGATGAAAAGTTTTAAGAAAGACAGCAAATTCGGCAAGAAGCCCTTCGGCCGCCCGGACAGGCCCGGCGGCGGCGGATTCGGCCGTCCTTCCGGCGGACGCCCCGCCTTTGACAAGCAGATGCATCCGGCGGTCTGTGACGAATGCGGCACCAACTGCGAAGTGCCCTTTAAGCCCACCGGGGGAAAGCCGATCTACTGCCGCGACTGTTTCCGAAAGATGGAAGGCCAGGAAGAACGCGCCCCCAGCCGCCCCGGCCAGTTCCGCCCGGGCAGGTTCTCACCTGCCTCCCGTCCCGACAGTTTCCGCCGGCCCGAAGCGGCCGCCGGAGCCAGTCCGGAAATGTTCAAGAAGGAATTGGCCCAGATAAACGCCAAGCTGGATCTGATCCTGAAGGCCCTGGAGGACGGGGAGATAGAGGAGATCGAGGAAGACGAGGAATAATTGATTCCTGGGAAAAGCGGCCGCGGCGAATGCTACGGTCGCTTTTTGCTTGTCGCTTTAACTTGTATGGAACTGTTATCATATAACTTTAACTTTGTGGAGAACATATCATGTTGAAAGAATTCAAGGAGTTCATCCTGCGGGGCAACGTGCTGGACCTGGCCGTGGCGGTGATCATCGGCGCGGCCTTCGGAAAGATCGTCTCCTCGCTGGTGGCCGACGTGCTGATGCCGCCCATCGGCCGGCTGGCCGGCAAGCTGGACTTCAGCAGCATCGTGATCCCGCTGGCCAAGCCAGAGGGAGTGGATCTGACCAAGCTGACCCTGAAGGCGGCCACCGACCTGGGCCTGCCGGTGATCAGGGTAGGGATGTTCCTCAACAACGTGATCGATTTTCTGATAGTGGCCTTCGTCATCTTCCTGGTGATCAAGCTGGTCAACCGGCTGCAGCGCAAAAAGGAAGCACCGCCAGCCGTACCCACCACCAGAGAATGTCCGTTCTGTGTGTCCGTCATCAGTCTCAAGGCCGTCAAATGTCCGAATTGCACCTCGGACCTGCCGGCGGTTCTTGCCAATAATTGAGCATACGTACAATATGGCAAAGATCAATAAAGCGGCCGCGGCGAAAGCCAGTGCCACTTTATGTTTGCTGGCATGGGGAGCTTTTGATTAACAGAAGGCGTAAGCTAAATCTTTTGGCAGAAAGGTGTATAATATTATTTTTGGTTATCGGACGGTTTATAAGCCTTAAGAAAATAATCTGAGGCTATGCTTGACAAATTGACATTTTTACATTATAATATAACTAACCGGTTAGTTAAATGGAGACATAATGATTTCGACCGAAAATTCCGGCGCAAAGAAGAAGATCCTGCGAGCAGCGGAACGGTTGTTTGCTCAGCATGGGTACGACGGCACCAGCGTCGATCAGATAGCCGCCCTGGCCCGGGTTAACAAGGCCCTGATCTATTACTACTATAAAAACAAGCAGGCCTTGCTGGCGGCCATGTTCGAATCTCTGATCGCCGATATCGGCGGGTCGCTTGATGCTGTCCTTGATCTAATTGGGGAAGCCCCTCCCCACGCAAATTCGCATATTATGCGTCCGATGGTGACGCAAATAATAGAATATCTCGACACCAAGAAAAGCGTGGTCCGGATCCTGATGATGGAATCGCTGAAGACGGACGATGAGGATCCGATGTTGTTCCGCCTTATTGAACGGTTGATGTCCGACATGGTGAAAAAGCTGGCTTCCCGGGGTATCATACTTGACCACGATTACCAGCAGACCCTGCTCGAGGAGTTCTTCACCGGGACCCTGCCGCTGGCTGCGTTTGTTGTTTACCATGACCAGTGGAAAAAA
Proteins encoded in this window:
- a CDS encoding TetR/AcrR family transcriptional regulator; protein product: MISTENSGAKKKILRAAERLFAQHGYDGTSVDQIAALARVNKALIYYYYKNKQALLAAMFESLIADIGGSLDAVLDLIGEAPPHANSHIMRPMVTQIIEYLDTKKSVVRILMMESLKTDDEDPMLFRLIERLMSDMVKKLASRGIILDHDYQQTLLEEFFTGTLPLAAFVVYHDQWKKHFKIRESDLKQRFIDMFMDIHVHHSHKRSFGPKGEKP
- a CDS encoding ATP-binding protein yields the protein MHINKLRDHQFNNDKTIKFLEEKLNDGNSAIHKLRVSCVAIRDGENWRNALLLFRFLLEGDRQIEEREVFYDDIRFHEFYTTPKHIFAFIEQMRQGSIELNGQRILLGSANEFYNRVFIQKENEYSKHQGNFISASNRNQVSIPYDVLIAHNKPYYKNIYHAIENKIGIKLNNSDARLFTTHIFIPEDKAEIFIEAYEEENNKLLLTIKRRTEEAFFIRGVYEVNGDYREIEEATKDNNIDIEFGEDRLENIRDFEVFMLDINDNIIDHIYADLLITKQYSSIEELLAVGEGETVEYKMYIRIKETDKLQDIYKTTIAFANSSGGNILIGINDYVDPVGIDKGITSDPDITDPGIEAKCDKYIILLKKYISDNINDSIQIESDKINYKGIWLIHLFIHKGLNTPYADKSNNIWIRKGSSNKKADPKMDLKNLVK
- the mnmA gene encoding tRNA 2-thiouridine(34) synthase MnmA produces the protein MRTSKKKTVAVAMSGGVDSSLAAALLAKKGYRVIGLTMRLFCYEGIDNEKNCCSLKSIEAARQAAQRFGFHHYVVDCEQEFKSSVIDYFIEQYRQGRTPNPCVACNQNIKFGLLLNKAKGLGCDLMATGHYARIKTIKGQPVLARGKDAKKDQSYFLWTLSRKQLGSVIFPLGGLDKQNVRELAEGYGLESAKRPESQEICFIPEGKYSEFMKKAIGSKPGPIVNQLGLVLGQHQGIANYTIGQRGGLGIALGKPQYVVSIDAALNKITVGDDKELMTGRLLASDVNWIVERPKKAVTALVKIRHQHAGADAEIKALDGQRAEVVFKNPQRAVTPGQSVVFYKGELVLGGGVIV
- a CDS encoding HIT domain-containing protein, whose translation is MKRIWAPWRMKYISGQSQKDEPGCIFCLKPKQKKDQANFILHRGKKAFVMMNLYPYTNGHLMIAPYRHAGDFTKLSEAELLEMMKLSQLCQKIMIKTMRPEGFNLGFNLGRTAGAGIADHVHLHLVPRWNGDTNFMPVISGTKIISEGLEETYAKLADAIKKVK
- the mscL gene encoding large conductance mechanosensitive channel protein MscL, with the translated sequence MLKEFKEFILRGNVLDLAVAVIIGAAFGKIVSSLVADVLMPPIGRLAGKLDFSSIVIPLAKPEGVDLTKLTLKAATDLGLPVIRVGMFLNNVIDFLIVAFVIFLVIKLVNRLQRKKEAPPAVPTTRECPFCVSVISLKAVKCPNCTSDLPAVLANN
- a CDS encoding arsenite methyltransferase, which encodes METGQIKQEVRRQYAKIASGKRTGCGCRCGDLGCTTASAGIGYSADQLSNIPKGSDMGLGCGNPLAIESLHPGETVLDLGSGGGIDCFLAAKQVGENGKVIGVDMTPEMIDLARENAGKVNATNVEFRLGEIEHLPVADQSVDVIISNCVINLSPDKHQTFAEAYRALKHGGRLMVSDIVLTRELPEKVRESVESYVGCVAGAVLKDHYLRAAREAGFSEVKVTGERHFAPEDVSVIGPEADKKYKLTKDEVRQVLASVVSVQVFARKPPKK
- a CDS encoding AsmA family protein, which produces MPKFLKVILIITAVLAVVFVAAGITLKMIFTPEKLRALIMPKIEQAVGRKVTVKDFSLKVWTGLGVELEGIELANAKGFAEKPMVKVESIVLKVNLLGLLKRQLVISSLVVDKPEILIEKDIKGVFNFDDLIKPVPAGQKTAPPPSSSPVSLAMQSFRIKDGRFEFEDKQGKVKAVASGINEELSLSADLKLENIRTKGTIKVTDITAEVPGLKVSKIYVNVSHDISINLPKKLITINDITVAPQGIELSLGGTVADFDSLPVLDLALKTTAIEIKQIINALPPEIKAQAKDVTATGQIELGLKITGQIDPKDPKSLPKVDGSIVLKNIGIKYAMLPKSVSDVNGQIAFSEKDLNIKNISAKLGTAGLALSCLVQDFENPYVKAAFKGNFDLGEVKDYVPLEAGMSMSGKIDADFKAEGKVRDVNSFKMDGRIDLIKLNFATAALLKPVSDMNGTVQLTKNLINIPDISCKIGKSSMSFTGQVKNFLSLVPEQPAPKKGQAPAMVLPKQGKAVITFALNSPLLDLDEILPPMPKPGQAAGQKAEVKPVPVMLPLPDMLMDGKVRIAKIKFLKMDFDNLTGTLTMANRKLNLDGQVNVYSGRVLGTVWADLNDLTKIEYRLGANAEKLEANDFLTALTPLDNRMYAKMDIKGDFAGLAPDSALIMKSLKGQGRAVTGEGKITNWPMLGDILSYCKLSETREVGFRSLSMGFRIADEKIYLDDLQMASRFGDVSVSGSSTFLGFLDYRVSITLTKEESDKVKAKGGNVAGLFTNKEGRVVLDLLIKGQSPKPGIGVDTQMAQARLKGKAQEEMDKAKQQAAEAAQKQAEELKKKAAEEAKKLFKWK
- a CDS encoding AbrB/MazE/SpoVT family DNA-binding domain-containing protein; the protein is MIVLNNCQIESMLTVDSRGQMVLPKEVRQRAGIKTGDKLGLITLDKGDEMCCFLLIKAHKLAGQVKNIVGPIVASEPVKEKPKRKG